One genomic window of Halobellus limi includes the following:
- a CDS encoding ATP synthase subunit B, translating into MKEYQTITEISGPLVFAEVDEAIGYDEIVEIETAQGETLRGQVLESSDGVVAIQVFEGTSGIDKNASVRFLGETMKMPVTEDLLGRVLDGSGRPIDGGPDIVPEERQDIVGAAINPYSREYPEEFIETGVSAIDGMNTLVRGQKLPIFSSSGQPHSELAMQIARQASVPEEEEGDDDEGSEFAVIFGAMGITAEEANEFMEDFERTGALERSVVFMNLADDPAVERTVTPRMVLTTAEYLAFEKDYHVLVILTDMTNYCEALREIGAAREEVPGRRGYPGYMYTDLAQLYERAGRIEGREGSVTQIPILTMPGDDDTHPIPDLTGYITEGQIYVDPDLNSQGLQPPVNVLPSLSRLMDDGIGEGLTREDHADVSDQMYAAYAEGEDLRDLVNIVGREALSERDNKYLDFADRFEEEFIDQGFDTNRDLEETLEIGWDLLSMLPTEELNRVDEEFIEKYYREDVSADADETETEATAD; encoded by the coding sequence ATGAAAGAGTACCAAACCATCACCGAGATCAGCGGTCCGCTGGTGTTCGCCGAGGTCGACGAGGCCATCGGCTACGACGAGATCGTCGAGATCGAGACGGCACAGGGCGAGACGCTGCGCGGGCAGGTGCTCGAATCCTCGGACGGCGTCGTCGCCATCCAGGTGTTCGAGGGCACCAGCGGCATCGACAAGAACGCATCAGTCCGCTTCCTCGGCGAGACGATGAAGATGCCCGTCACCGAGGATCTGCTCGGGCGGGTGCTCGACGGCTCCGGCCGGCCGATCGACGGCGGTCCGGACATCGTCCCCGAGGAGCGACAGGACATCGTCGGCGCGGCGATCAACCCCTACTCCCGGGAGTACCCCGAGGAGTTCATCGAGACCGGGGTGTCGGCCATCGACGGGATGAACACCCTTGTCCGGGGCCAGAAGCTCCCGATCTTCTCGAGTTCGGGCCAGCCCCACAGCGAACTGGCGATGCAGATCGCCCGCCAGGCGTCCGTCCCCGAGGAGGAAGAAGGAGACGACGACGAAGGCTCCGAGTTCGCGGTCATCTTCGGCGCGATGGGGATCACCGCCGAGGAGGCCAACGAGTTCATGGAGGACTTCGAGCGCACCGGCGCGCTGGAGCGCTCGGTGGTCTTCATGAACCTCGCGGACGACCCCGCAGTCGAGCGGACAGTCACCCCGCGGATGGTGCTCACGACCGCGGAGTACCTGGCGTTCGAGAAGGACTACCACGTCCTCGTCATCCTGACGGACATGACCAACTACTGCGAGGCGCTCCGCGAGATCGGGGCCGCCCGCGAGGAGGTCCCGGGCCGACGCGGCTACCCCGGATACATGTACACCGACCTGGCGCAGCTCTACGAGCGCGCCGGCCGAATCGAGGGTCGCGAGGGATCGGTCACGCAGATCCCGATCCTCACGATGCCCGGCGACGACGACACCCACCCGATCCCCGACCTGACCGGTTACATCACCGAGGGGCAGATCTACGTCGACCCCGACCTCAACAGCCAGGGGCTACAGCCCCCGGTGAACGTCCTTCCCAGCCTGTCTCGGCTGATGGACGACGGCATCGGCGAGGGCCTCACCCGCGAGGACCACGCCGACGTCTCCGACCAGATGTACGCGGCGTACGCGGAGGGCGAGGACCTGCGCGACCTCGTGAACATCGTCGGTCGCGAGGCGCTCTCCGAGCGCGACAACAAGTACCTCGACTTCGCCGACCGGTTCGAAGAGGAGTTCATCGACCAGGGCTTCGACACGAACCGCGACCTCGAAGAGACCCTCGAGATCGGCTGGGACCTCCTGTCGATGCTGCCGACGGAGGAGCTCAACCGCGTCGACGAGGAGTTCATCGAGAAGTACTACCGCGAGGACGTCTCCGCCGACGCCGACGAAACCGAGACGGAAGCGACGGCCGACTGA
- a CDS encoding PAS domain-containing protein, producing MTRGADPGVRTRSAVRQRGDGVAAAAKSASTDAVDESLKTRTMDEAPVGITIADARKPDMPLIYANAAFERITGYPPAYAVGRNCRFLQGEVTREKPVGRMRAAIEEERATTVEIRNYRRSGEVFWNEVTLAPLRDDSGDVAYYVGFQQDVTRRKRAERAAAERASRIERERIAQERLLDRLDGVVADVTEAVTRASSRAALEREVVRSIADTYVGAWIGRYDPAADAVVPRVAEGIPTRDEGVLTQSDEGRRPPEGEAGERDPGESVQLRASGGDRSAEGEPDVGAVETAITEALEDRYVHIEPIEPGKSAESTAVAGVPLHHGEAAYGAIAVYVRNDEFHSYERAVLTALGRTVAVGINAIESQRTLQGEEVVEVRFALGTHPLVELASALGGRLQYAGSVGDREGPSLLFEVVDADGLDAAALREAADAAGVTVHGVLGGDADAPVAELSIGNASLRDLLRDHSGELRDWQVDSEAARVTVEVGREALAQSLSEAARDRFENAELVGYRRRERREETHQGFVAELESRLTERQRAALVRAHTAGYFEWPHETDGEEIADSMGVCRSTFHQHLRAAQRKLAAAVLDR from the coding sequence ATGACACGGGGGGCGGATCCGGGCGTTCGAACGAGATCGGCGGTGAGACAGCGCGGAGACGGCGTCGCGGCGGCGGCCAAGTCGGCCAGCACCGATGCGGTCGACGAGTCGTTGAAGACGCGCACGATGGACGAAGCGCCGGTCGGGATCACCATCGCGGACGCGAGGAAGCCGGACATGCCGTTGATCTACGCGAACGCCGCCTTCGAGCGGATCACCGGCTACCCGCCGGCGTACGCGGTCGGGCGGAACTGCCGGTTCCTGCAGGGAGAGGTGACCCGCGAGAAGCCCGTCGGACGGATGCGCGCCGCGATCGAGGAGGAGCGGGCCACGACCGTCGAAATTCGGAACTACCGGCGGAGCGGAGAGGTGTTCTGGAACGAGGTGACGCTCGCGCCGCTGCGGGACGACTCCGGTGACGTCGCCTACTACGTCGGTTTCCAGCAGGACGTCACGCGCCGCAAGCGGGCCGAGCGGGCGGCCGCCGAGCGGGCGTCCCGGATCGAGCGCGAGCGGATCGCCCAGGAACGCCTCCTGGACCGACTCGACGGCGTGGTCGCCGACGTCACCGAAGCCGTCACCCGGGCGTCGTCGCGGGCGGCGCTCGAACGCGAGGTCGTCCGGAGCATCGCGGACACATACGTGGGCGCGTGGATCGGTCGGTACGACCCCGCCGCCGACGCGGTCGTCCCCCGGGTCGCCGAGGGGATTCCCACGCGGGACGAGGGGGTTCTCACGCAGTCCGACGAGGGTCGTCGGCCGCCCGAAGGCGAGGCCGGCGAGCGCGATCCCGGCGAGAGCGTGCAACTCCGAGCGTCGGGCGGGGACCGATCCGCCGAGGGGGAACCCGACGTCGGCGCCGTCGAGACGGCGATCACCGAGGCGCTCGAGGACCGGTACGTCCACATCGAACCGATCGAACCGGGGAAGTCGGCGGAATCGACGGCGGTCGCGGGGGTCCCGTTACACCACGGGGAGGCGGCGTACGGCGCCATCGCCGTGTACGTTCGGAACGACGAGTTCCACAGCTACGAGCGCGCGGTCCTGACGGCCCTCGGGCGGACGGTCGCCGTCGGCATCAACGCGATCGAGAGCCAGCGGACCCTGCAGGGCGAGGAGGTCGTCGAAGTCCGGTTCGCGCTCGGGACGCACCCGCTGGTGGAGTTGGCCTCGGCACTGGGGGGTCGGCTCCAGTACGCCGGCAGCGTCGGCGACCGCGAGGGACCGTCGCTGCTGTTCGAGGTCGTCGACGCCGACGGCCTCGACGCGGCCGCGCTGCGCGAAGCCGCCGACGCGGCGGGCGTGACCGTCCACGGCGTGCTCGGCGGGGACGCGGACGCGCCGGTCGCCGAGCTGTCGATCGGTAACGCGTCGCTACGCGATCTGCTCAGAGACCACAGCGGGGAGTTGCGCGACTGGCAGGTCGACTCGGAGGCCGCCCGCGTGACCGTCGAGGTCGGACGCGAGGCCCTCGCCCAGTCGCTGAGCGAGGCGGCGAGAGACCGGTTCGAGAACGCGGAACTCGTCGGCTACCGCCGGCGGGAGCGGCGCGAGGAAACCCACCAGGGGTTCGTCGCAGAACTCGAATCAAGGCTGACGGAGCGACAGCGCGCGGCGCTGGTCCGCGCGCACACGGCGGGGTACTTCGAGTGGCCACACGAGACCGACGGCGAGGAGATCGCCGACTCGATGGGCGTCTGTCGGTCGACGTTCCACCAGCACCTCCGCGCGGCCCAGCGGAAACTCGCGGCGGCGGTGCTCGATCGGTAA
- a CDS encoding ATP synthase subunit A, with protein MSQTAQTVREDGIIASVSGPVVVARDLDARMNDVVYVGDEGLMGEVIEIEGDTTTIQVYEETSGISPGEPVENTGEPLSVDLGPGLLDTIYDGVQRPLDVLEDKMGSPYLDRGVDAPGIELDKQWEFEPTVEEGDEVGRGDVVGVVEETITIDHKVMVPPDALEEGETAEVVDVKSGSFTVEDTVAELDTGVEIQMRQEWPVREARPTVEKKTPRTPLVSGQRILDGLFPIAKGGTAAIPGPFGSGKTVTQHQLAKYADADIIIYVGCGERGNEMTEVIDDFPELEDPATGNPLMARTSLIANTSNMPVAARESCVYTGITIAEFYRDMGYDVALMADSTSRWAEAMREISSRLEEMPGEEGYPAYLAARLSQFYERAGYFENINGSEGSVSAIGAVSPPGGDFSEPVTQNTLRIVKTFWALDADLAERRHFPSINWNESYSLYKDQLDPWFQEEVADDWPEKRQWAVDVLDEETELQEIVQLVGKDALPEDQQLTLEVARYLREAYLQQNAFHPVDTYCPPEKTYLMLTTIETFNDEAFDALEAGVPIEEIIDIDSAPKINRIGVQEDYEEYVDELKSEITEELRSLY; from the coding sequence ATGAGTCAGACAGCACAGACCGTCCGCGAGGACGGCATCATCGCGAGCGTGAGTGGACCCGTCGTGGTCGCCCGCGATCTCGACGCCCGAATGAACGACGTCGTCTACGTGGGCGACGAGGGTCTGATGGGCGAAGTCATCGAGATCGAAGGCGACACGACGACGATTCAAGTGTACGAAGAGACCTCGGGGATCAGCCCCGGGGAGCCCGTCGAGAACACCGGCGAGCCGCTGAGCGTCGACCTCGGTCCGGGGCTTTTAGACACCATCTACGACGGCGTCCAGCGTCCGCTGGACGTCCTCGAGGACAAGATGGGCAGCCCCTACCTCGACCGCGGCGTCGACGCCCCGGGGATCGAACTCGACAAGCAGTGGGAGTTCGAGCCCACCGTCGAGGAGGGCGACGAGGTCGGCCGCGGCGACGTCGTCGGCGTCGTCGAGGAGACGATCACCATCGACCACAAGGTGATGGTGCCGCCGGACGCCCTCGAGGAGGGCGAGACCGCGGAGGTCGTCGACGTCAAGTCCGGCTCGTTCACCGTCGAGGACACGGTCGCCGAGCTCGACACCGGCGTCGAGATCCAGATGCGACAGGAGTGGCCGGTCCGTGAGGCCCGTCCCACCGTCGAGAAGAAGACCCCGCGGACGCCGCTCGTCTCGGGGCAGCGGATCCTCGACGGCCTGTTCCCGATCGCGAAGGGCGGGACGGCCGCGATTCCGGGGCCGTTCGGCTCCGGGAAGACGGTCACCCAGCACCAGCTCGCGAAGTACGCCGACGCCGACATCATCATCTACGTCGGCTGCGGCGAGCGCGGCAACGAGATGACCGAGGTCATCGACGACTTCCCGGAGCTCGAAGACCCCGCGACCGGGAACCCGCTCATGGCCCGGACGTCGCTCATCGCGAACACGTCGAACATGCCCGTCGCCGCGCGCGAGTCCTGCGTCTACACGGGGATCACCATCGCGGAGTTCTACCGCGACATGGGATACGACGTCGCGCTGATGGCCGACTCCACCTCGCGGTGGGCCGAAGCGATGCGCGAGATCTCCTCCCGGCTGGAGGAGATGCCCGGCGAGGAGGGCTACCCCGCCTACCTCGCCGCGCGGCTCTCGCAGTTCTACGAGCGCGCCGGTTACTTCGAGAACATCAACGGCAGCGAGGGTTCCGTCTCCGCGATCGGTGCGGTCAGCCCGCCCGGCGGCGACTTCTCGGAGCCGGTCACCCAGAACACGCTGCGCATCGTGAAGACGTTCTGGGCGCTCGACGCCGACCTCGCGGAACGTCGGCACTTCCCCTCGATCAACTGGAACGAGTCGTACTCCCTCTACAAGGATCAGCTCGATCCGTGGTTCCAAGAGGAGGTCGCCGACGACTGGCCGGAGAAGCGCCAGTGGGCGGTCGACGTCCTCGACGAGGAGACGGAGTTGCAAGAGATCGTACAGCTCGTCGGCAAGGACGCGCTGCCCGAGGACCAGCAGCTGACCCTCGAAGTCGCGCGGTACCTGCGCGAGGCGTACCTCCAGCAGAACGCGTTCCACCCGGTCGACACCTACTGTCCGCCGGAGAAGACGTACCTGATGCTGACGACGATCGAGACGTTCAACGACGAGGCGTTCGACGCGCTCGAGGCCGGCGTCCCGATCGAGGAGATCATCGACATCGACTCCGCGCCGAAGATCAACCGGATCGGCGTCCAGGAGGACTACGAGGAGTACGTCGACGAACTCAAATCGGAGATCACAGAAGAGCTCCGGAGTCTCTACTAA
- a CDS encoding V-type ATP synthase subunit F: MSQEIAVVGSSDFTTGFRLAGVRKFETVADEDKDEQLDEAVTEVLEDDDVGIVVMHDDDLDHLSRSVREAVETSIEPTLVTLGGGAGAGGLRDQIKRAIGIDLMEEDN; the protein is encoded by the coding sequence ATGAGCCAGGAAATCGCCGTCGTCGGCAGTTCGGACTTCACCACCGGGTTCCGCCTCGCGGGCGTCCGGAAGTTCGAGACCGTCGCCGACGAGGACAAGGACGAACAGCTCGACGAGGCCGTCACGGAGGTGCTCGAAGACGACGACGTCGGCATCGTGGTGATGCACGACGACGACCTCGATCACCTCTCGCGATCGGTCCGCGAGGCCGTCGAGACCAGCATCGAACCGACGCTGGTCACGCTCGGCGGCGGCGCGGGCGCGGGCGGCCTCCGCGACCAGATCAAGCGAGCCATCGGAATCGACCTGATGGAGGAGGACAACTAA
- a CDS encoding bacteriorhodopsin, translating into MFLGMLYFIARGWGETDRRRQEFYIVTIFITAIAFVNYLAMALGFGLTMVTVGGEELPIYWARYTDWFFTTPLLLIDLGLLVGANRNELSSLVGLDMLMIGTGVVATLSAGPGVLSEGARRLVWWGVSTGFLLVLLYMLYGSLDEKASELSGSAASTFSTLRTLIVVVWLIYPVWWIVGTEGLQLVPLYVETAGFMVLDLVAKVGFGIILLSSREVLDAAGSVSPEPEPAD; encoded by the coding sequence ATGTTCCTGGGGATGCTGTACTTCATCGCCAGGGGCTGGGGCGAGACGGACAGGCGCAGACAGGAGTTCTACATCGTCACGATATTCATCACCGCCATCGCGTTCGTCAACTACCTCGCGATGGCGCTCGGGTTCGGACTGACGATGGTGACGGTCGGGGGCGAGGAACTGCCCATCTACTGGGCCAGGTACACCGACTGGTTCTTCACCACGCCGCTTCTGCTCATCGACCTCGGCCTCCTCGTCGGGGCGAACAGAAACGAGCTGTCCTCGCTCGTCGGGCTCGACATGCTGATGATCGGGACGGGCGTCGTCGCCACGCTCTCGGCCGGGCCCGGCGTGCTCTCGGAGGGGGCGCGGCGACTGGTCTGGTGGGGCGTCTCGACGGGCTTCCTGCTCGTCCTGCTGTACATGCTGTACGGCTCCCTCGACGAGAAGGCGAGTGAGCTGTCCGGCTCCGCGGCGTCGACGTTCAGCACCCTCCGGACGCTGATCGTGGTGGTCTGGCTGATCTACCCGGTCTGGTGGATCGTCGGCACCGAGGGACTGCAGCTCGTCCCGCTGTACGTCGAGACGGCCGGCTTCATGGTGTTGGACCTGGTCGCGAAGGTCGGATTCGGTATCATCCTGCTGTCGAGCCGCGAGGTGCTCGACGCCGCCGGCTCGGTGAGCCCCGAGCCTGAACCGGCCGACTGA